Genomic DNA from Pigmentiphaga litoralis:
CGGCGTCCTTGATCACTTTGTGCCACTTGGTGATCTCGGCGGTATTGAATGCCGCAAATTGCTCGGGCGTCCCGGTCTCGACAATCGCGCCGCGCGCCGCCAGCTTTTCCTGCACGTCCTTGCGCGCCAGCGTCTTCTGCAGGTCGCTGTTCAACCGCTGCACGACGTCTTTCGGCATGCCCTTCGGGCCCATCAAGCCCCACCACACCGTCGCATCCAGCTTGGGCCAGCCCAGCGACGCGGTCGTCGGCAATTCCGGCAAGGCATCGGTCGGCTTGGTGCCATAGACCGCCAGCGCGCGCAGCTTGCCGGCCTGCACATGCGCCAGCACTTCCAGCGGATTGATCGACATGAAGGACAGACGGCCACCGATCAGATCGGTAATGGCCGGGCTGCCGCCCTTGTACGGCACGTGGATCGCCTTTGCACCCGTTTCCTGGATCAGCAGGGCGCTGGCCAGATGACCCGAACTGCCGCTGCCGGCCGACCCGTACGACAGTTCTTCCGGATGCGCCTTGCTGTAGTCGATCAGTTCCTTGAGCGTCTTGAAGCGCGAATTGGCCGGGACCACGATCACCAGCGGCGAATAGCCGATCTTGCCGATGGGCGTGAAGTCCGATGCGGGATCGAAGCCCAACTGCTTGAAGAGCGCGCCATTGCTGGCCAGGGTCGGCGACGCGGTCAGCAGCG
This window encodes:
- a CDS encoding Bug family tripartite tricarboxylate transporter substrate binding protein; translated protein: MTIRLSRRAFTTTFAAAVSASLVAGLPLTALAQAYPSRPISVVVPYAAGGGVDIVTRVVAQDLGTALGQTVVVDNKPGASTNIGMAAVAKAAPDGYTLLTASPTLASNGALFKQLGFDPASDFTPIGKIGYSPLVIVVPANSRFKTLKELIDYSKAHPEELSYGSAGSGSSGHLASALLIQETGAKAIHVPYKGGSPAITDLIGGRLSFMSINPLEVLAHVQAGKLRALAVYGTKPTDALPELPTTASLGWPKLDATVWWGLMGPKGMPKDVVQRLNSDLQKTLARKDVQEKLAARGAIVETGTPEQFAAFNTAEITKWHKVIKDAGIQAD